In Setaria italica strain Yugu1 chromosome IX, Setaria_italica_v2.0, whole genome shotgun sequence, the genomic stretch CGGCGAGCAACGCCTCGAGCGCTCGCCGGTCCTCGTAGCTGTCGACATCGCCGTACTGGACCGCGTCCCACATCTCCCGCACTTGGAGTttcaccttcatcaccgaggaccACTCTGTATAGTTGGTTTTCATCAACATCGGCCACTGCGTGTTGACGAGTCCGGATGATGGTCTTCACGACCCTCGAGGGTCGGTGCCCGGAGTCGAGGTCAGAGTCGTAGTCGGAGTCGAGGTCGGACTCGTGGACGGAGCTCCTCCTGCTTTGAGGACGCCCGCCGTCCGCGCCTCGACGTGGGTCCTGGACCCACCGGTCCATCTCCGCGTTCTGCCGCCGGTCCACCTCCTCCGACTCGGGACGGCCGCCCTGCGCCTCGGCACCGGCACCCTGCGTCGCGCGCCTCAACTCCTCCTCCTTGCACCGTGCCATCACGcgcgtcgcctccgcctcctcacGCAGCCGGTTCGCCTCCAGACGCCGCTAGGTGGCGGCCGCCGCTGTGCCTCTTCCATGGCTAGGCGGGCTGCCCCAGCTGCACACACCACCACGGTCTCCACAGCCACCGCACGCGTTGCTCGAGCTGCAGCTGCCTCTCACGCCTCGATGtcatgctgccgcgccaccacCGCTGCGACCTCGCGCCTCACAGACGCGCGCCTCTCCTCATGCCGCGCTGCCTCCTTGTGCGCAGCAGCCGCACGTCGTGCCCGGCGTCGCTCcggcgctgcctcctcctccagcaacgCCGCTCGCTGCTCCTCCTggcgcgccgcgccgtcgcctcgtcctccgccaccaccgccctccTTGTACTAGATGTCGTCGAGCCGCGAGAGGAAGCACAGGAGGAGGCATGTGTGCGGACGGAGGCCGGCGCCGTCCGCCGCGTCCACGGGTCGATGCTGCCGCCTAGAGCCCGCCATGGGAGAGGAAAGGGTCGAGGGAGCCAGGAAGAAGCCGCCACTACCGGGTCAACCCGCCCGCGCCGCTGGTGGATCCGCGGGGGAAGACACCCGCCGCCATCGGATCCACGTGGGGTAAGGCCGGATCCGCGCTGGGAAGGGCCGAATCCGCGCCAGGAAGAAGCGATGCCGCCAGCTAGAGTTCAACTCGggcatgagagagagaggagaggggtaGGTGGGAAAGAATTAGACTCTAGATACCAATTGTTGGCCTAAAGTGATCTTTTCCATTAACCACACATAGCAAATAGTTTTAGGGtacatatatatagagagataGACAGGGGTAGGTAGCTGGGGCATTCTAGGGAATAAGTTCCTACTACATGGATAGATAGGGTGCACATACACCGTCAACCACACCTAACACACATGATTTATGCTATCATAGCTGCATCGTCTATGCAGATCAAGTCCTCCAGCCCAGCCATGAAATCGTTCACATCACCGCCAGCAGCCTCGcttagcatctcatcttgcatCATCTGTTCCAAAGCAGCCAAAATCAAAGCATGATCAAACCAAAAAATTGCAGCCTCTAGCAAGCTTCCAAAGCGTAGCAGTAATCATATCATACCATGGGCTGTTTCATTTCAGCAACACAGGTTGTGAGCCTATGGTACTGCTCTCTTGCTTCTGGGTACTGCGACATCGAGTGCACTCGGGCAAGTGCTCTCTGCAGCCTGGCTTCAGCCTGCCTTCTGCCATCGTGCAAGAAATCATATTCATCCTCAACCTTTGCAGGTTGGATTTCCGATGGACCTTCGAGTTGTTTCTCAGGTCGAAATCCACGTAACCCAGGCCTCTTTCTCCTCCATCTCAGTATGACTTTCTCGACAATACCTACTGTCCAGACAACCTTCCGATAGTTTCTCCTCACTTGGTGTCCTCGTACATGAGCCTGGTAACAAACAAAGACAAGTTAAATCTTATGCTTGGACAGGACTGTTAGCATTTTGATCATTCATGGGGAATTACATTCAGCCAGGAGAAAAGAAACTAAGGATGCAGCAGCTCACATCCAGAAGTGCTGACAACTTATGGAACTAATATGCTTTGCATAGCATGGAAATTCTACAGTGAAGTCTATATCCAGAAGTGCTGACAACTTATGGAACTAATATGGAGTTTGATGTATGCTACCTTGTCTCTGAAAGCTGAGCTGCTACATATAATTTAAGAATAAAAATTTAGTATTGATGCTACAGGAGGACCAAACACAACAAGAGACTAAAATCCCTATGCTTGTGTAGCATGCAACAAATTGTAAAACAACAAGTTAGAAACAGCCTACTAGCTTCATAAATGCCGTTTGTAGCATGCATCAGGATCTCTGAGCTACACTACTTGTGGTATTTCAAACAGATGATTTACTCTTAAAAGGGAAAGAAGAGATCAATCTGTTATTGAAGGAAGGAAAGATTCATAAAAAACCATTCACGTGAGTTAGTAGAACAGGAAGGCTTCCATTATAAGCTAACACATGCAAGATTATTGCCAAGTGTTAACAACTTAGCATTGTAGTATAGGATAAGCAAGTGGAATCACTTGTGAACCCTATATAGTAAGGGGAATTCAGTAGGCATCCAATAAAGTATCATACAAATTCGTTAATTGGTTATTAGCATTACCTGTAACTTGACAATTCTCTGCCGGATGATCATAAATTCCTTTCTTCCCTTCCATCCACGAAACTTATTTTGTATACGAACAGCAGCAGAATGCAGATGTGGATCATGTTGTCCTTTGAGAGAAACAAGTGAAAGTGTGCGTTCATCAGATAATCCACAATTATCATCTCCGTATTCCACGATTTTCTTTCTGTGGAATGACTCCACCCGGAAGGCTTGAAATATCCGAGCTGCAGCTTGAGTGGATTTACGAACAGCGCTTAAAGAACCTTCAAGTGATTCAGCATGAGAATCTTCTCCAGCTAGCTGGGCAGAATTAATGCCAGTCAGACCTTCAACAGCTGGTAACCCACACACTTCTACAGTGGAATCCTTTGATTCTCTAATAGTAAGTGCTGACAGATGGCTTGTCAAAGCAGCTTCCGCTAGAAAACCAGCAATCCCCTTGTGTCCATTTACTGATGCTAAATCAGCTGGACTTCTTCCAGAAGGGAACTCAGAAGTTGGATCTGTCAATGCACCTGCTGCAGCTCCATTTGCTATGAGGACACCAATTGTTCGCTCTCTGGAAATCATATAAATGTAGAATTCAATAATCGAAAAAGGACCGAGTTCCTATTAAAGTACAAACGAAGTGCAAGACAAAGGGTTGAGAAAGAAATAAGGTAACTTCTTTTACATAAAGTTCTGTTGAACATGGGCATCCCATGTTGGAACAGCTTTATGAAGAATGTGTGGACATACCTTCCTGAAGATGCCGCCCAGTGAAGTGCAGTCCATCCATGAGCATCCCGGAAGTTCACATTTACACCAGCAACAATTATCGGTCTGATAGCCCAATCATAACCCAGTGCTGCTACCAGATGAATTACACCCTGTCCTTCCTTGCACAGCACATTGGGACCCTTTCCATCATCATTTATTTTACAGATAAGCCAATGATGCAGCTTCTCTTTCACCAATTTCTTTAAACTTTGATCCCTAGCAGTGGAAACTACTTCGTTGGCAGAAGCTGATTCTTGATCTGACCATTTTGCATCCAGCATCAAGGAATTAATAGCATTTATTACCTCATATTTCTCATCACCACTGCTCAAAACAACCATACCATGGTCATCTGGCCCCAAAGTGAGTAGCTTCTCAAGACGAATATGAAGGTGCATTTCATTTACACCATTGGCTTGGGAAGGAGAAGTCTCCACGTACTGAGCATCTGGATCCCGATACTCAAATTCCCGTACTTCACTACAAGCCACCCTGTTTGAACAGGTCACATAAAATGGAACTCTTCCTGATTGATGTTCTGGTGCATAGCAGCGTAGGGTGCCATCAGTTAAAATCTCAGCTGGTACTTCAATATTCCCAAACATGCATGACCATTTACGATTTTCCACATGTTCTTTCTTCACCAAGAATGTGCCAGTAACCGAAATCTGCATCATTAGAATAATTAACAACTAGAAAAGAGAGGCATGAGTACTGCAAACAGCTAAATAACTAACTAGACTTATCCTATGGAGGCCTAAAACATACATATGATAAGAATGGAAGCAACTAAGAACATAAGACAGCATACACACCTTTGTATTTGTACCAATATATGCACAACTTGGTGAGACATCGATAATGCTGAATAGTTGATCTTGAGAAAGTGAAGGGCTCACTACATAAGCATCTAGCTGTTCATTAGTCAGCACATTGCAACGATCAGGAACCTTCACCGTCTCAATGTTACTCCAGAAAGCATCAGACGTAGATTTGATACCCAAATCAACCACTTCTTTGAGTTCTTTACTCATCCATCTTGAAAAGCTGTCGTGTTTCTTCAAACCAGTAGGCTCAATAGTCAATAGATCTAATGATGACTGCTTCAAGAGTGGATGTTTGATGCTACTTTCAGTACATCTACTTCCATTTACCTGAAAATTTGTTATAGATTAATGTTCCAATTTTCTGACAAAGGATCAGGACAAGCATTAGATGTGCATTGGAAGTACACCTAGTTCAAATGAACTGCACTGCTTTTGATACAACAGTTATTCAAGATTTTAAATAAGGATCAACCAAGTTGTTATTGCAAGCAACCTAAAATTGCTAGTGTCTACATACATCTCGAGTCCACTAACACCCAAAGTAAATCCCATCCACCGCTACAGGCTCTCAGAAAGTTAATAGACAATAATTAAGTACCTCTGATGATGGTATGCCAGCAAAACTCAGCGCATCAGCTTCCTCCTTGCTGAGGTGGTTAGTGTACAGAGCCTCAGATGTAAACGTCTGCAAATGAGAGCTATCCTCCAGATTATTAGCCTCTAAGCAGGCAAATGAAGAATGAAGTGTTGGTTCTGTGAACCCAGTTGAATAGTCTGTGAAGGGCTCGTTGAATGGCACTGAGTCAAACAGAATTCTGGAAACGCTGCTTAGCCCAGTGTTGGCATTGTCAAACATTCTAGCTATGTCATGGTGAGAAAATGAATGATTATCTACGTTAGCTGTTGTTGGCAACATTTCACCATGATAACCTGGAAGTGTTCAAGGGAGAAAAAATGATTTAGAACACAGTATTAGCATGAAAACCTCTCAAATATAGAGGAGTGATTCTTGCCTTGTCTACTACCAACAGTTGAAGAAGAAGCGTATAACATGTTTTCTGTCATGAATCCATCCACAGGCTGCTGCATCTCAGCGAGAGGGTGGTATCTGGAGCTTGCTCGGAAATTATCTGCTGCACCGAATTTCGCTTTAGATACACTGAAAGAAGGTGCATAATTGAATCTGCATCAGTTAATCTATTCTTAGTGTAGATGATGCAGAAGGAAGATTGGGAAACTGTAATACCTGATTCAGTGTCTTCATAATCTGAAATTTGTCCACTTATTGGGCTTTCAGCAGCCTCCATGGTTTGTGGGCCCATATGGTTCTGACTAGTGATAGAATTTGAACATGAAGGACTATCAACATTGGATAACTGCATAAATTCTTCTTTCACACGACTGAAACTTTGTTTGCATCCCTGGAAAGTTAAACAAGCAAGAATGAATATTTTTGTCAAATAGAAACTGGAATGCAAGTACTCCTTCCACTCACTCAAGAGCAATGTCTTGGGCGTGTATTTGTAATCCCAGAATAATTTACTTATTACTATATATAAAACAAAATCAATGGAGGCCATTTGCAAATAATGACTCCATACAAATGATAGACTAATTTGTACACATGCACTTTAGAAAGGTATATCATTACAATGCAGTGTGTATCGTAGACTGGCTGAATAGAATGGGTTGTATAGTGTTGGTCTGCCACAAAACACAGAAGAGGATGCCAAGTACGATATAGCATCAAGTATAAGGCAGAAGGGAAATTGTGGTGAACAAAATAGCTGACAAAGGCCATATGGCACATGCTGCAAGTATGCAAGCATTTGCTCATATAGCATTTGAAGTATTTGCTAATACACATTTCCTAATACAGTTGGTGAAAAAATAGGTTTTGACACATTCTATAACAAAGTCGATAAATGTTGATGTGTGGTGTGACATAAAATCTCCACAAGCCATTTTCCAGTGACAAGTCACCAAAAAGAGAACACACAAAAAAGGAACAGATGCAAGAGAAGGTTACTGGGGTATGAAATAGAGTGTACCTTGACTTCAAGGTAGTGTACAAGAACGATATGAGTGAAATCCCtgaaaaatatgagaagtcATTTTATTTCACAGTCACACTTTCCTCTGGGTATAAACTTAACTACCAATGTACCATTCCAACGATTGTGGGATCGCATTGATGCAACACTCAGCACTTACTCTTCCAACAGCCAATATGTTCGTCTTTGAAAGTTTTCATTCTCCTCTCCATGGGCATAGTAGCAGTGGAGTACATCAATGCTGCCAGCCTGAAATAACAAGTTTCAGCTTTAGCGGGCAAGTGAAGGCACAAAAGAAATAGGAATAAAATCAAAATACATGGGCATTATAATCGAAAAGGTTCAGGTAGCAGTACATTCCAGCACGCTGGAACCAGATAATGCAAAACTAGGACTTGGAGGATTTTTTTCCTCGGAGCAACCCCCCTGGTTCCAGATTGCAGTAAATGCAACATAATTTGTGTTTTCCTTCACATCATGGCTGTACACAAACTGTGAGTTGTGAAACACATCTTTCGCATGAGTTAACAGATAACATGCTCTGTCAGTGAAGATGATGGAGCTATGCCCCAGCATATAGGATGCAACATTTTGCACCTTCATGCACTAGCTTCTTACCCAATGCAGTGCGCATTGCTTGCAAGTCTAAAATGAAAATAGCAGTACGAGCTGCAAGTTGTTAGCAACTCCACAAGTATATAGACACAGCACTCTGTGTTGGACAGGCAGTATAGACACAAGTAATATATGACCACAACAGCATATGTTCAGGTTCTAGAAGTACCAAAATGATACAAAATCCACAATGACAAGTGTCAATGCCAAAATGATACAGAATATCCCATCATCCGCAGTCACTGCTATATATGGAGCTTCCAAATATATTGACGTACTTTTGGAAGAAAATAACCAACATTTACTTACTTTCAGTTTCTCGTGAGCTTCTTTCACAGTCTTcccatcctttttctttctccagtTGTGGCCATCCTTTCTGAAGTACCTCAGTACTTTGCGATCAAATAAAAAGAGAGAGCCACCTATTGCAGTAATGAAAGTAAAGGAGAATAAGTGCAAACGAATTTCTTTTCAGACAAAGCTGAGGGTCACACATACAAACCACAAGAATAGCTTTGACCAAATCAAGCAATCAAGCTCTAGAGCTAGCGTAACTGCCCTACTGCTTTCTGTACGGGAACAAACTACTCTAAGCATCTAAAAAATGGGGATACTGAGAAAGTTTGATGAATGATCAGTGATGACTTGAAAGCAAATCACCCTGGGTGGTGTTGCCTAGTGGCAATCACATATACTATTGACCATGAAACTTTAACCACCATTTCAGTTTTCCTGACAACACGTCACGCAATCCATTTCAGAATGCAAAACCATTTCTAAATGGCATCACAGTGATCACATGAAGATATGCTGAGCCCACAAAGCAAACAAAAACCCTACTCCGGTTGTCTCCCTAGCTACTGAGCCAACCAGAATAGGcaacagcatcatcatcatttgATCATTTCCAATGGAACAACAAACAACCTCAGACCAGAATTCAGAAAAGCTACAGTACCTGAAGAGAAAACAGGAACCAACAGGAAAGCACAGAGCAAGGAACCATACTGGGGGGCCTGCTGGGCGGCTCGGCGGCGATGGAGAAGAGCTTGTAGTTGGAGAGGATCTCGCAGATTTCGGTGGGCCGCAGCCAGCGCTTCCGAGCCTCCTGCAGTATCTGCGAGAAGTCTGCAGATGCAGCACGGAGGCTAGTTAGTCACCCGTTAGTCAACGCCACCAACTGCTCCCACCACTCGGCGGCATACGGCCCCTGCTCTGGTTGGTACCGAAACCTTTTTGTCTGCTCTGAATTATTGCGCGGAAAAGTCAGGAAAACGCCGGAGACTGGCCAATCGCTGTCTTTTGAAAACGATAAAAGCAACTTGCGACCTAAGAGATTTTTGGTTTAGCTCAACTTGCACAGGGCGATAATAAAGCAAAATTGCAAAGCCGGAAACGAAACTGAAACACACACACAATAAAATAGGGGGAGAGAGTGAAATTTCGCACGAACTATAGGAACCCAAACGCACGGCGTTTTCAGATGCAAAACATTTAAGACGAGTTGTCCTCGATGGACACAACAACGTGCGTTTTTTTGTCCAAAAAAATCATGCATCCGAATGAAATCACCTCGAAAATCCACCGAATTCTCCGTGTTCTGCCGTGGGAAGAGCCCAAAACCCTAAACCCGGACGCAGAGGCGCCCGGTCTCGAGGTGGTTCGTACCTGGCGGCTGGCCGGGCAGCACGAACTTGCGGTTCTCGGCCATGGCTCCGCCCCTGATCAAACGAAGCCTCCTCTCCCCCCCTCCCTCTTCCGAACCGCTCGCTGCCGCTGGTGTGGCGGCTCGTCGGAAGGCGGGGGTTAAAACGGGGGCAGGAGGGATCGGGGGAGCCGGGGAAGGTTcggggaagggaggaggaaCGGAGCGGGAGGGCGGGGCGCCGTCGCGCTGGGAAAATTTATTGGCCGCGAGACAACTACGGGGGAGGTGGGGGAGTGATGTGAGTATGTGACGACGAGACGAGGCGGGGGTGAGTCAGTGAGTGTGAAAGGGAGGGCGGAAAAGTAAAGGCGTCGTGGGCGGAAATGACGGGGCTGACCCTGGGAGCCCGGGAGGGAACGGGGGTGGGTGGTGGTGAGCGGAGCGCGAGGTGACCCggggtgtggtgtggtgtggtgtggtgtggtggttGCGTTCGTAGTGTCGTCGCTGGTTCGCTACTGGGGGCTGTGGGACACTTGGACTGTTTCGAGGAGGGAATCCGCCGTTTTCGGAATCGGCGCTTTTCCGTTGCTGCGTGTGCTTTGGGCGTTTCCGCTTACAAGCGGTTTATCCCGCCAAACGTTTTTCTTATTTTCACCAATTCTTACTTACGTAGTAAGCCGTTTTAGATATTTAAACTACGAGAAGTAAGAAGTCAGAAAATTTTCGTTTAGATTATAATTCAAATATGGTTAGAAGAAACGTATCCAAACACGACCTTGAATTTAGGCTTTCAGCTTGGGCACAGTCACACAACACATGTTTTGGTTTTGCTATGGACGAAAGCACGCAAATTTCGTGATTGATGATAAATTTCGTGATTGATGATGGTGCATTTTTTATGTAAAGAGTGGTTGATCGTAGGGCTTGGacgaaaggagagagagaactGCAAAGTTTCCCGTGCTATGTACCCTTCGCCCTTCGGTCATATAATATATCAACGTTTTGTATAGTGTTCAgaaaattcttttgaaattttTCGAACATTTTAGTTCATAGAAACATGAAGGTCGTACGAGTAGATTTTGTATTGAATTTTGTACTCccatccgtcctaaattactattcgttttgacttttctagatacacactgtggtggaaccgcctgACTTAAACGGGCTTAGGTGCGCATAATTGCTGTCGGAATGGCAATTATCCAAAACACACTTATAACAGTGTAAGCCCGATAATCCGTCGAGTGTccttaggactcctcgaaaTATCCGCAACGtatctcatagccatacatcaggatcgctttcACGATAGGATAGCATCAACcaatattatatttttacatatatacaGGAGATACGGATTATTACAAAATGTagattgaaataaacttaacagtgcaggttagaccATTGCTAAGAGTTTTAAACACAAGACCAATCTGTGGCAAATAATTAAAcaactaagttttattctagggtatctTAAGACTTGTACGATACCCTAGTTCTTTCCTTCCGTGATTCCCTGTTGTGTCTCTAAAAACAGCAACAAAGGATCCCTTGAGTACGAGGGTActgacccgactaaccaatatagataGATTTCAAATACTATATGATAGCTTCATGGTGTActagctgactcacattttgtaGAAAAATTTACTATCATCTTTTTATTTCAGTTTAGTTTTACCTAACCCATCTAGATGAATAAAACGTTTTAAGCCATTagtggaactaagtcatacggCATATTAATTTCAGGAAAAACATTATATTCAACttgattacactacgatgcttaagcgaTGATCAAATGCATTCatataaccgagaattgcggtgatccggaccgatttacatcctgtaAGAGATACCCGACTACCAGCCAAGCACAACTGTACGGGTTAcacataacaacctttcgattagccgtACCCAAAGTTTGGAAATATAACTACCCAAACCCaaggacgcacccccacatgggaccccacgtctggcctgatcttcaTGTGAGTTTCAAGCTACGccctgccattctccagcacgtcaagcatgGGTACGGAATATTTTCGATCAGaaagccaactaacctaccgggctttgcTGGTCCCATGcacagtaagcaaccaggtaatatcacttgatcaaaggttaagacaacaaAGGAGCCTTAACCAACTTAGCTTAGCAaacagaactaccatctctagcttctgtccacattttcaaaatttcaggctattttccttgattaacatgtatgacAAAAATTAACCTTAGAGTTGAGTAACCAAAGTTATTTAAAGGTAtctaagcatggctaagcaTAGGTAGTTACTAATTAGTTGAATAGGTGGAAAAGATGtcctctaaacaaggtaggatcatgcacaagaatggtttgcaatcaactcctagacttaatgcattcaaaaggaaataaccaatagatgaatgcatgaataataatttctaAAATTAAATAGGCTTAGATGCACCGAggcttgccttgatccacaAAAAGATCAACGTCTTCAGATGATCCTCCCTCACAAGGGATCAATTCAACAACTTCCTCAAACGTCGGAGGCTCTTCAGATATTTCCAAGAAATCCACTTCTGAAGCTTCAGTGTCTACGATAGAATCCATGCatgagttagagatgcaaactttttgaaatagaagactatacaacttatcttcatgataaagttgcaagccaacacaaaACTACcccaaaagattaacccacactTTTAGTTTCTTAAATTAACCTCAAACACTGACACGCGGGACCCCGGTCAAGGCACAGTTCCTCTGCTCTTAACTGCGGTACCCCCGGCGGGTAGCGGCGCTAGCTCACCGCCGTAAGCTCACCGGCGACGGGACTTAGCTGGGCGAACTCCTTAGGGCAACGCGCACCTACTGGTAGGGTTTTTAGCTTGGGTGGTGGGCTAACCAGGGCCTTGtagctgcggcggcggacgggactGTGGGTGGCCAGTGGCGCtaagagggcggcggcgcgcggcagcTCGCTGACGGCGACTTGAAGGCAACAAGCTATGTGGAACCCTCTACTACGACTCCAGCAGCGTTGCGCGCTCTCAAATAGCAGCTCACTACGGTCGAAGCAAAGCGGTCTACGGCGGCGACCATGGCCGACGCGCGGCGCACGGCGGCACACGTGTTCCAGCCACATTGGCTGGACTCTTAGCCAACAAGACCCACTACAACTCTCCCTAGCTCACGCCTGACACCCCCAAACACCCAGACAACATCCGAGGCCCGGCAACCTAGACCTCCACCACGGCGCCCTTAGAGGAGCGGCCGGTTCTAGAGAAGAAGATGGCGGGGACAGCAGCGGTGGTGGATGGGACTGGACGATGACTGGCGGGACGAGTTGAGGAGCTCACGGCGATGGTTCTAGCGGAGCAGAGTCGTTGGTGATGGCGggatggcggcggagcagggcaGCGACCAAAGCGGACGAAGAACAGGGGACGCGGTGAAAACAGAGCAGCAGTAAACGGATAAACTCCAACGGGCGGGAAGTGATTTATACAAAAAAATTTACCACCTCCCCGACGCCACCTCCTGCCTGCTTGCTTGCCTCCGTGGAAGCTCGTTCTTGCCGTCACGTGGCATGGCGGCGCTGCTCTGGACCTCACTGGCGCCCAGCTGTTCTGCACCCATCACCCCcctctgttcctttcttctttctccccACAAATCCAGGATTTCAGTTCAAATTTGCGACCAAAATTCAATTCAAACTCTCGGATGCcctttaagcaaagttgtagaGGAACATATACTCTACATTTGATTAATTTGCCTCAAATGCTAAAAATCACTCTATCCTTATGAATTTCAGCTCCAATGTCGGGCTAGGGTTCAGCCCTGGTAACTGAATCGACCCTCCTCTCATTGAGTTTTGTCAGAGTATCAAAACAGTCCATGGCTCCatctttgaattcaaattcaactCCTTAAACCTGGTTTAACTTGACCAACAACTTCTGGAACTTGTTAACCATATAAAAGGGGTTCCATTTTGCATATTAAAATCCAACTTGTAGATACAAATTCTTCCAAAAATTCAAGCCAAAACCTACCACATTTCAGTGTTTCTCGAACTGAATAGCTtttgccattcagtttcgtcagacatTGTTGACAATGAAATTGTTGGGGGAAattattaacgacctccttatacACCTTAAACAACGGTCATAAGGACCCGGGCCCACCTGCGGCGACAGTGACCTCCACTGACTTGGTATGAACAAGAAATATTCCGCtacgccttgcccgaccccgggTGCAAGGGGtcagacgcgcccgacccctcgctgcaaggctctgcctcgtccgaccccgggcgcaaggtgtcggacacgcccgacccctcgccccaaggctccgtctcgcccggcCTCCGGGACGCggggtcggacgcatccggA encodes the following:
- the LOC101778650 gene encoding calmodulin-binding transcription activator 3 isoform X2, whose protein sequence is MAENRKFVLPGQPPDFSQILQEARKRWLRPTEICEILSNYKLFSIAAEPPSRPPSGSLFLFDRKVLRYFRKDGHNWRKKKDGKTVKEAHEKLKAGSIDVLHCYYAHGEENENFQRRTYWLLEEDFTHIVLVHYLEVKGCKQSFSRVKEEFMQLSNVDSPSCSNSITSQNHMGPQTMEAAESPISGQISDYEDTESDNFRASSRYHPLAEMQQPVDGFMTENMLYASSSTVGSRQGYHGEMLPTTANVDNHSFSHHDIARMFDNANTGLSSVSRILFDSVPFNEPFTDYSTGFTEPTLHSSFACLEANNLEDSSHLQTFTSEALYTNHLSKEEADALSFAGIPSSEVNGSRCTESSIKHPLLKQSSLDLLTIEPTGLKKHDSFSRWMSKELKEVVDLGIKSTSDAFWSNIETVKVPDRCNVLTNEQLDAYVVSPSLSQDQLFSIIDVSPSCAYIGTNTKISVTGTFLVKKEHVENRKWSCMFGNIEVPAEILTDGTLRCYAPEHQSGRVPFYVTCSNRVACSEVREFEYRDPDAQYVETSPSQANGVNEMHLHIRLEKLLTLGPDDHGMVVLSSGDEKYEVINAINSLMLDAKWSDQESASANEVVSTARDQSLKKLVKEKLHHWLICKINDDGKGPNVLCKEGQGVIHLVAALGYDWAIRPIIVAGVNVNFRDAHGWTALHWAASSGRERTIGVLIANGAAAGALTDPTSEFPSGRSPADLASVNGHKGIAGFLAEAALTSHLSALTIRESKDSTVEVCGLPAVEGLTGINSAQLAGEDSHAESLEGSLSAVRKSTQAAARIFQAFRVESFHRKKIVEYGDDNCGLSDERTLSLVSLKGQHDPHLHSAAVRIQNKFRGWKGRKEFMIIRQRIVKLQAHVRGHQVRRNYRKVVWTVGIVEKVILRWRRKRPGLRGFRPEKQLEGPSEIQPAKVEDEYDFLHDGRRQAEARLQRALARVHSMSQYPEAREQYHRLTTCVAEMKQPMMMQDEMLSEAAGGDVNDFMAGLEDLICIDDAAMIA
- the LOC101778650 gene encoding calmodulin-binding transcription activator 3 isoform X1 is translated as MAENRKFVLPGQPPDFSQILQEARKRWLRPTEICEILSNYKLFSIAAEPPSRPPSGSLFLFDRKVLRYFRKDGHNWRKKKDGKTVKEAHEKLKAGSIDVLHCYYAHGEENENFQRRTYWLLEEDFTHIVLVHYLEVKGCKQSFSRVKEEFMQLSNVDSPSCSNSITSQNHMGPQTMEAAESPISGQISDYEDTESADNFRASSRYHPLAEMQQPVDGFMTENMLYASSSTVGSRQGYHGEMLPTTANVDNHSFSHHDIARMFDNANTGLSSVSRILFDSVPFNEPFTDYSTGFTEPTLHSSFACLEANNLEDSSHLQTFTSEALYTNHLSKEEADALSFAGIPSSEVNGSRCTESSIKHPLLKQSSLDLLTIEPTGLKKHDSFSRWMSKELKEVVDLGIKSTSDAFWSNIETVKVPDRCNVLTNEQLDAYVVSPSLSQDQLFSIIDVSPSCAYIGTNTKISVTGTFLVKKEHVENRKWSCMFGNIEVPAEILTDGTLRCYAPEHQSGRVPFYVTCSNRVACSEVREFEYRDPDAQYVETSPSQANGVNEMHLHIRLEKLLTLGPDDHGMVVLSSGDEKYEVINAINSLMLDAKWSDQESASANEVVSTARDQSLKKLVKEKLHHWLICKINDDGKGPNVLCKEGQGVIHLVAALGYDWAIRPIIVAGVNVNFRDAHGWTALHWAASSGRERTIGVLIANGAAAGALTDPTSEFPSGRSPADLASVNGHKGIAGFLAEAALTSHLSALTIRESKDSTVEVCGLPAVEGLTGINSAQLAGEDSHAESLEGSLSAVRKSTQAAARIFQAFRVESFHRKKIVEYGDDNCGLSDERTLSLVSLKGQHDPHLHSAAVRIQNKFRGWKGRKEFMIIRQRIVKLQAHVRGHQVRRNYRKVVWTVGIVEKVILRWRRKRPGLRGFRPEKQLEGPSEIQPAKVEDEYDFLHDGRRQAEARLQRALARVHSMSQYPEAREQYHRLTTCVAEMKQPMMMQDEMLSEAAGGDVNDFMAGLEDLICIDDAAMIA